Part of the Methanothermobacter sp. MT-2 genome is shown below.
CTATAAACGGATATGGGACTATAGGTAAAAGAGTGGCGGATGCAGTGTCCGCCCAGAAGGATATGAAGGTAGTGGGTGTGAGCAAGACAAAGCCAGACTTCGAGGCCAGAATGGCCCTTGAGAAGGGATACGACCTCTACATAAGCATACCTGAAAGAGAAAAACTCTTCAAAGAAGCAGGTTTTGAAATCAGCGGCACAGTCGAGGACATGATAGAAGAAGCAGACATAATAGTAGATGCAACCCCTGAGGGTATAGGAGCCAAAAACCTTAAAACATACAAGGAAAAGGGTATAAAAGCAATATTCCAGGGAGGGGAAAAACACGAAGATATTGGCCTATCATTTAATTCATTCGCGAACTATGATGATTCACTCGGCGCAGACTATACAAGGGTAGTATCATGCAACACCACAGGCCTCTGCCGTACACTTAAAATTGTAGATGATCTCTGCGGCATAAAAAAGGTCAGGGCAGTTATGGTGAGAAGAGCAGCAGACCCAGTCCAAGTAAAAAAGGGTCCTATTAATGCAATTGTACCAAATCCACCAACAGTACCATCACACCACGGCCCAGACCTCAAAACAGTTATGTACAATATAAACATTAATACCGTGGCTTTACTAGTCCCAACAACCTTAATGCATCAACACAATATCATGGTGGAACTCGAAGACCCTGTAGATGTGGATGAAATAAAAGAAGAAATCGACAAAACATCTAGGATCATGCTTGTAAAAGCGAGTGAGGGCCTCGGATCCACAGCAGAGATAATGGAATATGCAAGGGAGTTAGGCCGTCCACGTAACGACTTATATGAGATAGCTGTATGGGATGAATCATTGAACATAGTGGATGGTGAATTATATTATATGCAAGCCGTGCATCAGGAGGCTGATGCAGTCCCAGAGAGTGTGGATGCGATAAGAGCCCTCCTAGAACTGGAAGAAGATAATGAAAAGTCTATAGAGAAGACTAATAAGGCTATGGGGATACTCTAAGGATCATGATGATAATATGCGGATAAGGTTGGGTCCAGCAGGCAAACCAGTTAATTATAGGGGAGATTCGGGTAAAGTTTGCAGTTATATACGGGCAATGGGCCTTGATGCCTATGAGTATCAGGCCACTTATGGTGTTAGGGTAAGTGAAAGTATCGCCGGGAGAATCAGAGAAGATTCTGATAGAAATGATGTTATAGTGTCGCTTCATGCACCTTATTATGTTAATCTTTCTTCTCCCAAGGATGATGTGCGTGAAAGATCCATTGAACGATTGGTTCAGGCAGTCCGGGCCGGGAACTGGATGGGAGCTTATAGGATAGTGTTCCATCCAGGATTCTATTCTGGTCAAAGCAGGGAAAAAGCCCTTAAAGTTTGTGAAGAGTCTATAGAGCAGCTTTTAGGAGAAATTGAAACCTTGAGGATTGATAATTTTTGTTTAGCGCCTGAGACTACTGGTAGAAGGTCCCAGGTTGGGAGTTTGTCTGAGATCATTGAGATTTGCCAGTCATTTGACAATTTCGAGCCAACAGTTGACTTCGCCCATATATATGCTCGGAGTGGTGGAAGTTTCAGAGAAGTTGAAGATTATATGAGAATACTTGACGCCCTAGAAGAGAACCTGGATATTGAGTATTTGCACTGTCACTACACTAGGATAGAATATACAGATAAGGGGGAGAAAAAGCATCATAGCCTAGATGAGAAGGGTTACGGGCCGCCGTTAAAACCCATACTTTATAGTCTCATTGAGAGGGGCTGGGATTATACTATAATATGTGAAACGCCCCACAGAGATCTTGATGCCCTCAAGATTAGGGAGATTTTAACCAGCTTATTGGATGGGAAAATATAATATATTAGTAGATCCTTTATCTATTATTAAAGAAAATTTATTCTTGGTGATGTGGTGAAATTTAGTAATATCGTCCATGATTCACAGACAACAGACAAAAAAACCTCTACTAAGAGCGTGAAACCGGATAAAGAAGCGAAACTAGTGGTCTTACAACCAATGGGATACCCTTTTGTTTGCAGTCTTATTGAAACGCCCAAGATAGAAGTGATAAACAAGGAACTTTTCGAATTATATGCAAGGGAGCAATGGGAGGGATTCATGGCAGCAGAAGGCTCATACTTGTTCGATCAGAGGATACTCCCAGATTATGCATTTAAGATTATAAGGGCCTATCCAGATAAGTCCAAGATTACAAGGAACACATCCATACTATTAATCGAAACAAGAAACATTGAAGATTTCCATGAAGTTCAAAGCAACATTAGAATGGATGATGTTATAGGACAAGAACATGCTAAGATGAAATGTAAAATTATAATGAAGTATCTTGAAGATCCTGAAAATTTCAATGAGTGGGCTCCAAGGAACGTATTATTCTATGGAACCCCCGGCACTGGTAAAACAATGCTGGCAAAATCCCTAGCCAATGAATTAGACGTTCCATTATATCTTATAAAAGCAACAAGCCTTATAGGAGACCACGTAGGGGATGGTGCCCGTCAAATCCATGAATTGTATGATCTGGCGTCAAAGACGGCCCCATCAGTCATATTCATAGATGAAATAGATGCAATAGGATTGGACAGAAAGTATCAGTCAATAAGGGGTGATGTGGCAGAGATAGTGAACTCCCTACTCACAGAAATGGATGGTATAAACGAAAACTATGGTGTGGTCACGATAGGAGCCACAAATAATCCATCATTACTCGACCATGCCCTCAGAAGCCGTTTTGAAGAAGAAATAGAGTTCACACTCCCCACAAAGGATGAAAGAAGAGAAATGATCCGAAAATACATAGATACAATGCCCCTAGAAGTGGATTACCCCATAGAAAAATTGGTGGAATTATCAAAGGGCATGTCAGGAAGAGATATAAAAGAGAAGATATTGAAAAATGCCCTTCATCAGGCCATAGCAGAGGACTCAGAGATCATAACAGCTAAACATATAGAAGATGTGATTAAGGGTAGCAAGAAACGGTCCAGAGAACCAAAGCACATGTTCGCATAGAATATAAACAGTTTTTTAATTAAATAGTTTTTCACAGGCCTTTATAAGTTCTTCATCGTCTTCTTCGGCGGCTTTGCGCAGCTTTGATATTATATCATGGAATATTTTATTTACTATGGATCTTGTGAGATCATCTATTATCTTTTCTTTATCTTCTAACTCGCCTAACATTTGCATTGCCTTT
Proteins encoded:
- a CDS encoding ATP-dependent 26S protease, regulatory subunit related protein; this translates as MKFSNIVHDSQTTDKKTSTKSVKPDKEAKLVVLQPMGYPFVCSLIETPKIEVINKELFELYAREQWEGFMAAEGSYLFDQRILPDYAFKIIRAYPDKSKITRNTSILLIETRNIEDFHEVQSNIRMDDVIGQEHAKMKCKIIMKYLEDPENFNEWAPRNVLFYGTPGTGKTMLAKSLANELDVPLYLIKATSLIGDHVGDGARQIHELYDLASKTAPSVIFIDEIDAIGLDRKYQSIRGDVAEIVNSLLTEMDGINENYGVVTIGATNNPSLLDHALRSRFEEEIEFTLPTKDERREMIRKYIDTMPLEVDYPIEKLVELSKGMSGRDIKEKILKNALHQAIAEDSEIITAKHIEDVIKGSKKRSREPKHMFA
- a CDS encoding glyceraldehyde 3-phosphate dehydrogenase, which encodes MVSVAINGYGTIGKRVADAVSAQKDMKVVGVSKTKPDFEARMALEKGYDLYISIPEREKLFKEAGFEISGTVEDMIEEADIIVDATPEGIGAKNLKTYKEKGIKAIFQGGEKHEDIGLSFNSFANYDDSLGADYTRVVSCNTTGLCRTLKIVDDLCGIKKVRAVMVRRAADPVQVKKGPINAIVPNPPTVPSHHGPDLKTVMYNININTVALLVPTTLMHQHNIMVELEDPVDVDEIKEEIDKTSRIMLVKASEGLGSTAEIMEYARELGRPRNDLYEIAVWDESLNIVDGELYYMQAVHQEADAVPESVDAIRALLELEEDNEKSIEKTNKAMGIL
- a CDS encoding xylose isomerase domain-containing protein TIM barrel — its product is MRIRLGPAGKPVNYRGDSGKVCSYIRAMGLDAYEYQATYGVRVSESIAGRIREDSDRNDVIVSLHAPYYVNLSSPKDDVRERSIERLVQAVRAGNWMGAYRIVFHPGFYSGQSREKALKVCEESIEQLLGEIETLRIDNFCLAPETTGRRSQVGSLSEIIEICQSFDNFEPTVDFAHIYARSGGSFREVEDYMRILDALEENLDIEYLHCHYTRIEYTDKGEKKHHSLDEKGYGPPLKPILYSLIERGWDYTIICETPHRDLDALKIREILTSLLDGKI